DNA sequence from the Nitrososphaerota archaeon genome:
ATTTCTCTTGCATTATTTTCCAATCCTCCTATTTCTTTTCTGAAACGTCCTAATTGCCCGAAGCAGATCAATCTTTCTGAATTCTGGCCACAAAATATCCATAAAAATCAGCTCACTGTATGCCCCCTGCCAAAGCAAAAACCCACTCATTCGCTGTTCTCCTGATGTGCGCAATATCAAATCCGGTGACTGCTGTGGCAAGTGCGCAGTATACAGGTTTGCCTCTATCACGTCTTTGTTGATGTCGTTGACACTTATACTTCCGTTCTTAATCTGTGCGGCAATCTTTTTGATGGCATCTACCAGCTCGTTTTGTCCTCCGTACGCAATTGCAATATTCAGATAATGATTGTCGTATTCCCGTGTGGCGTCGTCTAATCTTTTGAGAACATCATTTATGGGATCTGACAACA
Encoded proteins:
- the uppS gene encoding di-trans,poly-cis-decaprenylcistransferase, whose amino-acid sequence is MEKAKPFLSYFYKLYSQRLENEIRRGTIPNHIAVILDGNRRWAKKALTMSNEGHFKGADAVENFLDWCEELDIKIITLYVLSTENLDRKDNELEYLYELIRQRLEKLYVDPRIHKNKMRVKAMGRTELLSDPINDVLKRLDDATREYDNHYLNIAIAYGGQNELVDAIKKIAAQIKNGSISVNDINKDVIEANLYTAHLPQQSPDLILRTSGEQRMSGFLLWQGAYSELIFMDILWPEFRKIDLLRAIRTFQKRNRRIGK